One window of the Camelina sativa cultivar DH55 chromosome 1, Cs, whole genome shotgun sequence genome contains the following:
- the LOC104700870 gene encoding UPF0725 protein At4g29550, whose product MMGRFCLYYITLEATDTSNSLCDFQTCVCQDYSPKDASFMVQTEISRLKVPAGPRTTFIGPQRRWKDDAVDDSYKGKMPTWLTDQDLASNKGHFYELQELDWQGIEWLHMYAEFAFYSKSTSYTTDLKPFLPLDIKKIIVQTLENREASPHMIDKATNAIFYISFKGNGDPTGTPMEYQAIVRRTMDGMPGHICLEFDCLAYKSS is encoded by the exons ATGATGGGTAGATTTTGCCTGTACTACATAACGTTGGAGGCCACGGATACATCCAACTCCCTTTGCGATTTTCAGACTTGTGTTTGCCAAGATTATTCTCCCAAAGACGCATCCTTTATGGTGCAGACCGAAATTTCCAGACTGAAAG TTCCTGCTGGCCCTCGGACTACTTTTATTGGGCCTCAGAGGAGATGGAAAGATGATGCAGTAGATGATTCTTACAAAGGTAAAATGCCGACCTGGTTGACGGACCAAGACCTGGCTAGCAATAAGGGGCATTTTTATGAG TTGCAAGAATTAGACTGGCAAGGAATTGAGTGGCTTCATATGTACGCTGAGTTTGCTTTTTACTCCAAAAGCACTTCATATACG ACTGACTTGAAGCCTTTTCTACCACTTGATATAAAGAAGATAATTGTACAAACTCTGGAAAACAGAGAAGCGTCACCACATATGATAGACAAGGCCACCAACGCCATCTTCTACATAAGTTTCAAGGGAAATGGTGATCCGACTGGTACACCTATGGAGTACCAAGCTATTGTAAGGAGAACCATGGATGGGATGCCGGGACACATTTGCCTTGAATTTGACTGCTTGGCCTACAAGTCCAGTTGA